Genomic window (Romboutsia lituseburensis):
ACTATTTTAAATATATTTAAAATATATTTAAAATATATTAAATAATTATTTAATGTATTTTTAATGATATATTTATAAGCTTTTTTATTCTTATATTCTTAAAACTGATAATATTTTTTCCTTATACTATTTTATTTTGCAAAAATATGTTTTATAACTTCTATAGGATCATAAAATATCAGCCTAGGTCCTGAAAATTTCATAACTTCCTTTATTTTTAATTTCATATCTTTTTTATAGCAATGTATTGGACATTTAGCACAAAATGTTTTTCCTTCACCGAACTTACAAGAATCTAACCTTTTATATGCATACTCTAGAAGTTCGGTGCAATCTTGGCATAGTTCTCCTTTTTTGTGTTCATGCTTTTTATTACAATATATATGTATCATACTATTTAAAGTCTTTTTTTCCTGATCTATCCTACTCATATTACTTCCTCCCAAATAGATATATTAATATATATCATAACTATTATTGCATCCTATAAAAAATTAGTATTATTCACAATCTATTGTTATATAATTCTTTTTAATAGCCATAAACTTTAATAAATAATTTAGAATCCAAAACACAGCCATATAATAAAATACAATGGTAGTTGGCTTTTTAATATTATAAATAATAATAATGCATAAAGCTATCAAAATACTATTAACTATACAAAATGATAACTGTAAACGATAATAAGCATCGTTTACAACCTTCATATTTTTATCCTTTATAGTGTAAATAATAAATTTCTTTTTATATGACACTATACTATATATAAAAAACATAACTGGTGCAGCTATACAAATTAGAAATACAATATCTCCCATTTTAAAAATCCCCCTTTAATCCTTATTAATCCTATTAGCTTTATTATAAGTATAGTCAGTAACAATTCTAGGAACATCAAAGCTAATTTTATTTTTTTCTTTTTTACCATCATATTTATACTTCCCAGTATAAATTGGGTTTTTAATAATATAAGTTATCCTTTGCCTTGTTGTATTATACTCTTTAGCTATTTTAGCATAACTTTTTCCTTTGCATCTCATTCTAAAAATAGTTTTTATCTTATTAGCATCTTCATTATTTATAACAAGTTTCTCATTATCTATTAAT
Coding sequences:
- a CDS encoding nitrous oxide-stimulated promoter family protein, with amino-acid sequence MSRIDQEKKTLNSMIHIYCNKKHEHKKGELCQDCTELLEYAYKRLDSCKFGEGKTFCAKCPIHCYKKDMKLKIKEVMKFSGPRLIFYDPIEVIKHIFAK